CGATGAGTTATTGGTGCTGAGAAATTGTGATAATGCCATTTTCAGCACAAAATTTATAGAGCTTGGCATTTTTGAACTCAGTCCCATGATCAGACCTGATCTCTATAATTTTGCAACTTAGCTTCATTTAGAACATTTTGGCAAATATCATTAACACATCATACGTTTCATCCTTGGACCTTAGAAACATGGTGCAAGTGTACCTTGAATAATCATCTACAATTACAAGTAGTACTTCTTTCCACCTCTACTTTGAATCTTTATTGGACCACACAGATCCATATGAAATAGTTCAAGAGGTCTCGTTGTGCTCACTTGCTTCTTTGACTTGAAAGATGATCTGATCTGCTTTCCTTTGACACATGCATAACACACTTTGTCATTAGTGAATTTTAACTTAGGTAATCCACGGACCAGGTCTCTGGATACAAGTTTGTTCAACAACAAAGAGCTCACATGACCAAGACTCATGTGCCATAGATCATTTTCACTTTGGGCACTGAGACAAGTAAGGTCATCTCATTGGGTACATCCTTGCCACCAGAGTCCTATCAACCTCGATACGTGGATTCACCAGAGCTAACATCCTCTCAGATTGTGCAAGCAAGGCCCTTGTTAACATCAGACCTTATTGCAAGTCTAAGTAATTTTCAGCCATCAGGCAGAGTGGAAGGAACTGCAGGAGCGTCTGTTGGTATGCCTGAATCGGATGTTACTGTTGCGCCACAGTCTTGGAGATATGTTGATCGATAGCTTTAGCTTGGAAGACATCAAGATGCTGGGATTGGTCATGCTACTGATGTCTTAGGACATTATTGTTTGCCCAGCCAGACTCATGTTTCCCAGTCACAATCTGGAATGTATTGAAGAAGtctctttttttcaaatttgggATTCAATGTTCTCATGGTTTAACTTCCTGTTGTCTCTGTTTTCTTTCTGTTTCAGTATTTCTTGTTTGATAATCAACTctaaaatttcttctttaacCATTTAGTATTCCGTACTCATTCGTTCGATTAATCCCCACGGTGTGTTGGACTTATTATAGGGGAAAATGCTCCCGACTAGAAATTTCTACTGTCTTAGAGCTTTGGAGCTCTGATTAATAAGGTTGGAAGAAATCCATCTATACCTTAAAAGGATGAATTTATAATTGCTTGAGAtctatcataattcatatctgTAAGGTCCTTTTGATGTGGTGTCATAGCTTCAAATGCCCTGTGGCATCAGGGTGAGGTTCGGAGCGTGACATTTTGTTTCGTATGTCTATTTAATTGACTAGTCtcgctgttggtattttctaattttaacaTTACTAGATAATCACTCTATTTTTCTacataaagttttggggatatTTTGACCCAATCAATGAGAGAAGAAAAAacacaatatttttatatatttgttttgaaaattttgtgcAAACAATCGCGTGATATATTACCCACTGACTTTGTAGAAaacatcataatttttttaatacattttCTTAGGAAATCAGTGGGAAACgtaaagaaaatatatagaaaatattttttcacataATCAGTGGAAAAGTTGTAGCGCAAAAAATTTTCCATAGCTTCAATTCctttcttctctattttctcctctcttttttttagcTGGACATGAAATTCAACAGTCCATTAGTATATTTTTGCATCAATCTCAATTTTAAAGCAATTCCTGTCAAGGTGACGGATCTTGTCATAGGTATCTCTATATGAGGTTTCGTTAGTTTGTATTAGTCATAAAAATTTGAAACTTTTCCAAAAATAGAAAGAACAGATATACAAGGAAAAGGAAGAGAGCAACATCGATCTCTTATATGAGAGCAAAAGATAGAGAATAACTTACCAAGAAAATAATGTCGTGgataaaaaggaaataaatataaactaGAGGGTTAAATTTGTCCATTTATGCTTAAAATCGAAGAATATGTGACCACTTATAACTTTGGATTCACCGATATATCCTCCTTCTAATAGCCTTTTCTTCTCCCTCTCCttatgaaaattgaaaaaaaaacgtCATTCACTAATCAAGTGGGTTAAGTCCATCTTTTATCAATGTATCACATGGAAGAAGTCCATTAGGTGTAAATCcattttaaagtttaaatttggTATGATTGAAGGCATCGTAATTACATATGGTGGCTCTAATTGAATCTACCCATTTGACCTTTTAATTCGATTATGGTAtctattggttggttcgaatGTCACACCTGATACAGATTCTCTATATGTTGCATGCTCAGATACCACACATGGAACATGTGATTGTTTTGTGTGTTGTTTTCATGAATGAAACGGGTTGGTTTTATTGCAAAATTGTTGATCGTATTTGTTGTGATTGTTAAATCGGAATGAGGACTGAGAGTCATGTTTAAGTTGTTGCCTGTGGCTATATATCATCATGTTGTCTTGTTTTACTAAGTTTCAGTTACCTGTTCATATTCATATAATTGGAGTTGGCCGATGATCCTACCTGtacattgttgattttttatacttatactacactttcTCTCTTTTTGTTGAGTGTTGGCATATTCCAGCAGCTGCTACGCGACTTCAGTTGTGAATCTCATGCTTTCTGAATCCAAGGGTGAACTTTTTCTTTCGGACTGCTATGGGTTCATCTTTTCCCTCTAATCCTTTTTTCAGGGGTGTATATGAATCGGGTTGGTTCGTATAtcttacaaaccaaaccaaaccacttgtgtcgggttattaaatttataaaccaagccaaaccaataaaagtcgagtttttcgatatcaatttttctcgggtttttcggatttttttggggttttcgagtttttcgggtttttcttattatcttttaaaaagcacagagcagtgcttcttaaaaagagttctagtacaaaatatcaacatataagatggaggcaaaaaactgtttgaagttttaactttataatataactttataagataagctttttttgtatattatttagatgggtttctcaagtccaaatctaaatgtaagaaagaaaacaaaattatgaaaaaaaaataaaaaatatttataaattatattttaataaatatttttatgtataacataatttaaaagtagtataactataatcggatcggtttgggttcggtttgatttttttagttaaaaccaaaccaaccttataatggtcgggttttttttccaaataccaaactaagtcaaaccaaaccactagtcgggtttgttttccggtttggttcggtttgtcgatttggtgcggtttatcggtttggtgcagtttatcggtttgccctgtacagccctacttTTTTCGGACttaaacttttttattttgggaTTGCATCCCCGTGTTGTAGCATATTTAGATGTTTTGGTACACGAATTTTAGATTATATGGGGTTAATTTCACGAATGTTTTATGATAATGGGTTTTCGTTATGAGGCTTGTTTTAATTGTTGAAAACTGTTACTTTAGGTTGTTTATTTGATTGTGTGTTAGTAGATATTTCGTTCTCCCACCCGAGATTTTGTGTGGGTGCCTCGCATGTCGACGGATTGTGTTGTGACAAATACTATGTAAATCATCATCGTCAATCTTCACATTTCATTGGAACTAGCACGTACTAggtcatatatattatttttagttattactCTTGGGCTTCAAGACATTATCTTGTTACAATTGATGGTTGTGGATATTTCTGTTGGTTGAATTGTTTGTTGGTTGGTTATAAGGATTATTGGGATGATCTTGTTATaggaatttttttattaatattttatacttgACTAAGATGAATATTGGTTCACTTGACATGAGTAGTTGCTCACTAAAGGTCAATTACGATCCTTGAATTTGAGTCGTGATAGTGGTAGGCCATTTTTGCCTCTTTTAACCATTGCCCAACAGTTAAATTGCCAAAATGGTCATCCAACGCTTGTTAAAACAAAAGgggaaaaaaacaaaagagaacATCTCTTGTTATAAAGAAAGAGAACTACTTACCCAAAAACTAATGTCTTgaatagaaaagaaaacaaacataAACTAGAGGGTTAAATTTGTCCATTTATTGATATAACTCAAACAGATGTGACCAGTTATAAATTTTGATTCGCATTATCCTATCTTTATAATCGACGcttattgttttctcctttaaGATATGGCAACCTAAAGaagaaaacatcatttacaaaGCTTCACTTAATTGTTTTTTTACCTCCGCCGCTATCAAcattttattctcttttttcaCATTTGCCCAAATCTCAGTTTGAGAGTTTTGTTTGTCTTGAGAGTATTTTTCTACGGTTTTATTAATGGCGCCGAAAGAAACACCACCAAACAATTTATGGGTGAGTAATCTTTCCCCTGACATTAGGGATGATGATATAACGTCTTTGTTCCAGATTTTCGGCCCACTTGATAGTGTAACCACTTATCTCTCTCGTGAGTTCGGATTTGTCAAATTTAGAAACATCAACGACTCCAAGGAGGCTAAAGACGCGCTCCAAGGATACTTCTTTCATGGAAATCCTCTTAGGATCGAATTCGCTAAGCTGGTTTGTGTTTTTGTTTATCTTTGTTTATGTTGTTTGATTCAATGGATTTTTATTGTTTCTTCATAATTATTTGTTGAGGTTTATTAGTATCATCATTGTGCTTCCCAGTCAGTCCTTTCCCTTCTCCGCACActcaatataaaaaatataacaaaaccGTCCAAATGAGATCTGCGATAAAATAAGTAGATGCgtagaaaatagaaaaagaattagatgaaataaattagaaaaacaagaatcacatttttttccttttacttgtaatgaataaatgaatgaatAACATATAGAAAAATGTGCCAATTTGTATCAAATGTGATGAATAAAGAGAAAAGcaatatttattattgtttttataaatCTTAAAATGAATTCCTTTGCAACCATTAGCAAATCTTAAACTTGTTAATTGAACATAATCAACTCTACAAGAAAAATTAGTTTTTTTCGAGATTGCAGATAAGTGATGACACAAATTAAAGGGTTACTTAATTTTGTAGGTAGTTTTTACAAGAGATCCATTTGCATTTATGATATTTGCGATCTAAAAGTAACACATGAGAGATATTTgaaaaatgtcattttcttaaaatattaaatggCCATTTGGGACCGGTTCAAACCTGCAAAACCACCACGGTTGTATGCCTTTCTTTCCTTCCCTCATAtgctcaaaaataattttcttgctctgaagatttatcgaaaatatagtttttttatttCACGAAGGTAAGAATAATGCATGCGTATATCTCACCTTCCTTAGACCACCATTTTGCCGCTGCATTATATTGATTCTTAGCAGGCGTTTGACCATAGGATTTGGAACCCAATTTCAAATTCTGATATGAAATCTGCACAAAACttcaatttcaaatcatgatttcaaatctcaaattctccaaaaacAAGTAGTATTTTAAAATTCGAATTGTGATTTCAaatctttttatatataaaacttgacccataattttatattttacaataAGGATTCATAATGTGAAATTATGTAAAACAAACAAATGCTCGACGTGAGAAAAATGCCCATAGCATCTGTGACGATTATATCAAGAATAACTAgttactactattattaattTAGTGGACCAATCGATCTTtgtaaaattatgtgtatttaaaagtttataataatatgtaataaaaatatttacttataaagaaacatatagatatatgattttttaatatGGTGCCTTAGGATATTCTGATACtttattatgaattatgatttttttattaggtaaaattgcatatatttttttgatagtttttacAAATTGAAGTGAATATTTAGgcattattttcttataatatttCAGGAGCAAGGAGCAGAGTTTGGGGAAATGAGGGATGGACAATATCCCAATAGGAGCATTGACCGTCCAGACCCTCGCCTTATGCCTCAAGATTTTGTCACAAGACAACATGTAATGCTCCTCTGTCTTTCAAAcacttctaatttttttcttacaagTTGTTTGACTCTTTTGCACTGATGGAGTGTTTTTGGACTTCTTTGAGTCCAAATCCTTCCTAAGTGTTCAAAATTCTAGGGAAAAGTACATAAAATGTCACGTATAAGCAAACTAATTGCGCTGATTGACCCACTAATTGACTAATTTCGCAAGCACCAGTTCGATTCAAAGTAGTTATTAAAATTGCTCGTGCCTTCTAAGCATGACATCGTCATGACCACAATTACGATATAGTCTTTTGTGATATATTTGTGCGTATATGATGATACTCTGTTAGTATACCACGTCCATATCACATAGGATTAAGCTCCTTTTTAAGaattaataagaaataattaagagaaaatactAGTCACTCGTTTAGTTTTATAATCTAACttaatagaaaatatattttataattgttTTAATTCTCTTTTGCAAATGAAAACAAAACATATATCTAAACTATgactttatttttgttgttttgttttaCTAAAATTCACTTactaaaatgatataaaaactaaaatatcaaatttaagcTTGAACTTTCTTTGTTgtgtattttttataatattttcttttgaaagaatagACAGTTTCCGTGATACTctatcaatataaaatataaatcatgTGGGTTTCATAGAGGATTACAAagtactctttttttttaaaaaaaagatccaTCTTTATGATCCCATATCAGTATATGATATACCATGTGCGTATCATACATAACTAAATTTATCATAGATAACTAAATTTACTACTTTATAATAAAATCGAAGTTAATggaaacatattttttttattaaaaaaagttatatCCCAAATGGAAAAATTTTACACCTAAAATATGgctcattttttatattttattttcaagtaaaacttgctaaaaaatataaaattaactaTTGAAATGAACATGTCCTTTGTGAAACGTTGTCGGTAAGTGATTTTATCAGTTGGTATCATTGaggacaattttttttgaaggaATGAACGACCAATCCTCCATGATACCTTATAAGTATATGATATAAATCATGTGTGTATTATAGTAATTAGCTTTTCTCGAAATTGCAGATAAGTGATCACACAAATTAAAGTATTAATTGATTCTGTAGTTAGTTTTTACGGGCGATCTTCATTTACATCAAAGATATttgtaatatgaaaaatataatacatGAGAGATATTTCAAAaagtttattttcttaaaatattgtATGAGTTTCAAACATGCAAGACCACCACGAGCATCATACGCAAATATAGTCATGGTTGTATGACTTAATACAAATTTTCGCAGAAAGAAACTCGAATGCTATAAAGCAAAAATGCCTTTCTTTGCTTCTCTCGtatgttga
This Solanum dulcamara chromosome 8, daSolDulc1.2, whole genome shotgun sequence DNA region includes the following protein-coding sequences:
- the LOC129899965 gene encoding uncharacterized protein LOC129899965 encodes the protein MAPKETPPNNLWVSNLSPDIRDDDITSLFQIFGPLDSVTTYLSREFGFVKFRNINDSKEAKDALQGYFFHGNPLRIEFAKLIPTLVIMDHWKNDPRDRGETLANAEGELARPWQMRRPPCACAGLADQALQMWPRWLANAKAKSWLHQLMHIN